A window of Bacteroidota bacterium genomic DNA:
TCAAACTTCACTATCACTGCTTTATGGATTTCTGCGAGCGACTTGGTCTCTTCAGGTGTGAGATCAGTTATTCTGGCTACGTGACGTTTAGGCATGATGTATGTTTCATACACATAGCGGGCAAAGAAAGGAATAAATGCAACGAAATGTTCGTTTTCATATACGATTCTTTCCTTGTTTTCCAGTTCATGCTTTACTAAATCGCAGAAAATACAGGAATTTTTTTCTTCCTTATAAAGGACAGCCGATTCCAGTTCGCGGGCAACAATTCTGGGAACGAAACCGGTTGCATAAATTTGTCCGTGAGGATGAGGATTGGATACTCCTATTGCTTTGCCTTTGTTTTCAAAGATGAGCACATTTTTGATTTCCGGATTTGCCGATAAATTGGTAAATTCTTCTTTCCATAAATCGACTACATCATACACCTCTTCCAGGTCCATTTCTGCCAGGGTGACATTGTGTTTGGGTGAAAAACAAAGTACACGGCAGGTGCCTTTTACAGGCTCAACAATTTCGAAAGGTTTATCCTGATGAACATCAGGGGCATCAAGCGAAAATGAGGCAAAATCGTTGTTGAAAGCAAATGGTTTTTTGTAATCGGGGTTCTTCAGACCAGAAGCCCTGGTTACTCCGGGACATAGATAACAGGATGGATCATATTCGGGGCTTTCTTCTCCTTCAGCTTTCACCTTGGCTCCGGACCACGGACGATCGGCTGTGGTCGCTGCCAGTACTACCCATTCCCTTAATATTGGATGCCATCTACGTTCCCAATTGTGTTCTTGTGACATATCTTTATTGAATCAACTTAAATTTTAATGATTTATTATTTGAAAATTTTATGCTAATTGTTTGAGTAAACCTGCACCATTTCCCACTTGTGGCAAATAAAAATCCGGTTTAAGTCCGGTCTTTTTCTCATATTCTCTGGCCACTGTTTGACAAAATTCATCAACTTTATCTTCTCTGACCAGACTAACCGTACATCCTCCAAATCCGGCACCGGTCATTCTTGAACCAATGACTCCTTCTACTTTACGGGATTCATCAACTAAGGTATCCAGCTCCACACCTGTAACTTCATAATCACTGCGTAATGAGTCATGCGATTCGTTCATCAGTTGGCCGAATTTGACCAGGTCACCTTTCTTTAATGCTACTACTGCATCTGTTGCCCTCTGATCTTCACTAACCACGTGAGTTGCCCTTCTTCTGACTGTTTCATCAGGAATGGCATCAGCGATGCTTAAAAATTCTTTCAGGGTCAATACACCAAGATTCCTTATGGGTTTTACCTTATTCAGGTATTCAACTGCTTTTTCGCATTCACCGCGGCGCTCGTTGTACTTGGAATCTGTAAGTTTCCTTTTTTTATTGGTATTGGTAATAACCAGACGGTAATTTTTTAAATCCAGGGGTACCAGGTCATAATCAAGCGTGTCGCAGTTCAGGTAAATGGCATGGTCTTTTTCTCCCATTCCTACAGCAAACTGATCCATAATCCCGCAGTTCATCCCTACAAATTCATTCTCTGCTTTTTGGGATAATTTGACCATTTCAATCGGTTGCAGGCCACATGCAAAAAGATGATTTATGGCAACAGAGGTAACCAATTCAATTGATGCGGAAGAGGAAAGGCCTGCTCCATTGGGAATATTGCCTGAAAATAATAGCTCCATCCCCGTAACTTTATGCCCTTTCTTTGCAAATTGATCAATCACACCTAATGGATAATTGACCCATTCATCGCCAACTTTATGATTAAGTTTTGAAATGGGTATATGGGTCGAAAAATCGAAATTGGTTGAAGCAAATTTTACGGCATCGTCCTTTGTTTTTCTGGCGATGAGATAGGTTCCGTAACTTAAGGCACAGGGGAATACATAACCACCGTTATAATCCGTGTGTTCACCAATTAAATTAACTCTGCCTGGTGAAAAAAATATAAAAGTTTCCCGGTCGGTTTTCCCATATCTTTTTTCAAATTCTTTAATTAATAGGCTTTCTATCTCTTCCATGGGGAATAATTTTAATTTAAAAAAAATAAAAATGAAGTGCTAAAAGTATTTAAAATTATGAAACTGTCAAATTATTTTTTTTTAGTTATTAGGTAAGTTATTGTTTGTTGTTTTATGTAAACTTCATTGCGCGTGAAATTTGCATTATTTTCCTGAAAACGGAAAATTCAAACCGGAAGTATTCAAAAACTGAACAAAATTATTGTTGACCTTGTTTTTCATTCGATAAAGATTTTAACTTTGTGATACAGGCCATAAAAACAAACTAATTTAATCCACTCAATATGAAAATTGACGAAATAATTGATATTACGGCTGATATAAAATGGATTGGAATTCCCGACCCGGATTTAGCCACTTTTGACATAGTGATGCAAACCCGGTATGGTACCACGTACAATTCTTATTTCATCAATGCCGAAAAGAAAACTATTATTGAGACCTCTAAGGAAAACTTTAAAGATGTTTATTTGGAAAAGGTGAAGAAGGTGGTAAATCCTTCAGAGGTGGAATATATAGTTTTGGATCATACGGAGCCCGATCATTCGGGCAACCTGAAACATTTATTACAGATTTGCCCTAATGCCACTGTCGTTGGCAGTGGTACTGCCCTGACTTATTTGCAGGACATGATAGATTTTCCGTTCAAATCCCTCAGGGTGAAAGATGGGGATAAGTTAAGCCTGGGCAATAAAACCTTGAGTTTTATCAGTGCCCCCAATTTGCATTGGGCCGACAGTATTTTTACCTATTTGGAAGAAGATCAACTGTTGTTTACCTGTGATTCATTTGGCGCACATTTTTGCCCCGACGGAATTTTTGATGATCAGGAAAGGAATTATGAAGAAGCTTATAAATTTTACTTTGATGTAATACTGAAGCCTTTTAGCAAGTTTATGCTCAAAGCCATAGAGAAAATACGTCCCTTAGCGATAAAAGCAATTTGCCCGGGGCATGGTCCTGTACTTCGCAGCAGCTGGAAACAGAAGGTTGATCTGGCAGAGAAATATGCTCAGGAATATTTAAATAATACGACGTCCGAAAAGGGTAACATTCTGGTGGCCTATATTTCGGCTTATGGATATACGAAAAATATGGCCGGTGAAGTAATAAAAGGTATACAGTCCGTTTCGTCCATACCCGTTGAAGCCGTGGATATTGAAAAACTTCCGCTTGGCGAACTGGAAGAAAAAATCGTAAAAAGCCGGGCTATTCTGGTGGGATCGCCGACCATCAACCAGAATACTTTGTTGCCTGTTTACAGGTTGTTCTCCATAATTAATCCTATTCGCGACAGGGGGAAACTGGCTGCAGCATTTGGTTCTTATGGCTGGAGCGGGGAGGCTGTTAAAATTATTGAAGATAACCTGACAAACTTAAAATTAAAAATTGCCTGTGAGGGACTTAGAGAAAAATTCTATCCTTATAAAGATAAGGCAGAAAAAAGTTTTGAATTTGGCAAACAATTTGGAACAGCTGTTCAACAACAATAATATAAAGTTTAATCAAAAAAAAAAAGCAGTCCGTAGACTGCTTTTTTTTATCGTTTCTTATCATCCGTTTTGCCGGGTTCATGTTTAACAGCAGGGCCTGCTATTGACTCGCGCATTTCGGTGTCTGCCTGGATATTTTTCATCCGGTAATAATCCATAACCCCGAGATTTCCATTGCGGAAGGCTTCTGCCATGGCTTTGGGTATTTCGGCTTCGGCTTCAATAACTTTTGCCCTTGCTTCCTGTGCTTTTGCCTTCATCTCCTGTTCGGTAGCAACGGCCATAGCCCGTCTTTCCTCAGCTTTGGCTTGGGCAATATTTTTATCGGCATTGGCCTGATCCATCTGAAGGGCAGCGCCAATATTTTTTCCTATATCAATATCGGCAATATCAATTGAAAGGATTTCAAAGGCAGTTCCAGCATCTAATCCTTTATTGAGAACCAGTTTGGAAATGGTATCCGGTTTCTCGAGCACATCTTTATGACTGTTGGCAGATCCTATAGAAGATACAATTCCTTCGCCTACCCTGGCAAGTACGGTTTCTTCACCGGCGCCTCCTACCAACTGCCTGATATTTGCCCTGACCGTTACCCTTGCCTTGGCAATCATCTGAATACCGTCTTTTGCTACTGCGGTAACGGGAGGAGTATCGATCACCTTGGGATTAACTGACATTTGCACAGCCAGGAAAACATCCCTTCCGGCCAGGTCTATGGCTGTAGCGGTTTTAAAATCAAGGTCAAGATTGGCTTTTTCGGCCGAAACCAGGGCATGAACGACTTTTTCCACATGACCTCCGGCCAGATAATGAGCTTCCAGGTCATTCCTCTGCAGGGAGATTCCTGCTTTTTTGCCTTCAATCAGGCTGTTGACAATAATTGAGGGCGGAACCTTTCTCCAGCGCATGAATACCAATTGGAGCAAGGGTACTCTTACCCCCGAAAGCAAAGACTGAAACCATAAACCTATTGGAACAAAATATAAAAGTATCCAAAGGGCAATGATGACTGCAATAACTATTACCAGATATAATCCCATTCCTGTCATTATGATTTGTTTTTAGGTTTGACAATAATTTGTGAACCGGTAATTTTGACTACTATAACTTCTGTATTTTCATCAATAAAACCGGCAATGGATTTGCCTTCTGCATCAATATCTTTAATCTGAACCCTTCCAATTGGAGCAAGACGGGTAAGGGCATAACCTTTGTCTCCGGGTTTAATTTCATTTTTTTCGATGGTGTTTACTTTCCCGTCAATTTCGGTATGGAGCATAAGTTTTTTCCAGGTACTTGATCTGAGGGCAAAGTAAAGGATGATCAATGTAAGGATTAAACTTCCTGCCAGGACATAAGTTCCGGTTACCGGGCCATGCAACTGATAAGTCATAAAAATACCCCCGATAATCAGTAAAACTCCTCCTATGCCTGCGACATTAATGCCCGGAATGATGAAAAATTCAACCAGCAGAAGAAAAATTCCCAGAATAATCAGTAAAACAATAGAAATAACAGACATTCACAAATTCCTTATTCAATGGACACGATTAATCCACTGTTTATTAATTCATTTTTAATGGGGCGGAGCAATTCAAGGCTTCCTTTTTTTACATCACACCTGCCTGTGAAATGCACCAGGTAGGCACATTGTTCAGCCTGAAAAAGATTATGATTGCATACTCTGACCAAAGTATGTATAACATACTCAAAGGTGTGAATATCATCATTATGCAAGACAAGGGATTTTAAATCCCTAGGTTCCGGAACAATCTCATCTTCAAAAAATTTTTTTTCTTGGATGTTGTCTTTATTTTTCATGGTTGAATGAAAATTTGAATCAATCAAAATTAATTAATTTTTAATATCAAATATAAAACGAATAATAATTAATTTTATTAATTTTAATAATGATCTTTTTAATGATAAATATCAATTTTAGAATGATATAGATGCTATTTTTCAAGAGTCTGTGCTTTTTTTAGGGGGATTTTTTCACCATTAAAAAAGGCCACTATATAGGCATCCTTATAATGGTAGTTACGGATTTTTACAACTGCTGCCTGAGCTTCATCAAGAGTTTTAAATTTGCCCGCATAGTATTTGATCATTTTGCCTGTCTGGGTACTTACCGTTTCGCCTGAAATGGGAATCAATCCGTTAAAATAGTTATTCTCCACTTCTTTGCTGAAAACGGCCAGTTGAATTTTATAAACTACCCGGTTTTCGGGCAGTGGTTCATCAATGGGGTAGGGATGGGCCTCAGAATAAGGCGAAGCATATAAAATGGTAAAGGGTTCGAAGTCATAATCATTCTTTACTTTTTCGGGCTTTTGATAAGCCGGGAAATTGGACTCATCATTTTCTTTTGCTGAGTTTTTTTCAATGACTTCCTGCTGATCCGACTGGTAATTGGGATTTTTTTCTGCCTGATCCCCGTTTTCTTCTTTAGGATTCGAATCGGTCAGCGAATCTTCCTGGTTTTTTATTTGTTCCATGGTTCTGGCCTGGACATATTTTTTATCCGCTTCTTTCTGGTATGAAGCAGCTTTGCTTTGTAACTGGGTAATCTCTTTTTTTATTTTCAAACGTTCTGCTTCATTGTTGATCCCATTTAGCTGGTCGCGTTTGTCATCGCAAAGGCGCTGCAGGGAATCTGCCCTGATTTGCTGGTGGAGGGCTGTTTTAATTAGCAGATTATATGCTGATTCATCAAATTGGGTGGGAACGTTAATTTTCGGTTTATTCTTTTCTTTGTCTGAAGCAGGTTCTGAATTTTTTGTAGCCACATTGATTTCGAAATTTGCGAGGTTTCTAATTTCAACCGGATTTGAAATCTTCGAAACCGACAAACCTTCATCCGGCTTTATTGAGAAAACTTTTAGTTCCGGATTGTTATTGATAACCCGGTTTGTCGTGAAAAAAGCAGCATGTTTACTTTCAACAGGGATGTAAAGGAAATCATCATAAGGCGAATTAACGGGGAAGCCCATGTTTATGGGTTTCGTCCAGGTATTTGTCTCGCGATTAAATACACTTTTAAAGATGTCCAGCCCTCCCATGCTGTTGTGCCCGGATGAACAGAAATATAAAGTGGAATTGGCTTCGTCAAAATAGGGATAGTCTTCGTCCCATTCCGTGTTGATGGTATTTCCTATATTTTCGGGCTCGCCCCAGGAAAGCTCCCCTTTCTTTTTTACCCTAAAAATATCCCTGTGAAAATTTTTCTCCTTTGATAAGGCTGAGAAATAAAGATAGTCTCCTGTTTTTATCTGGTTGGGGTAAAATATAACAGAAGCGGCATCTGGATGAGTCCTCCACTTTTCGGGCAGATTATTGCTGCTGATAATCCTGCCATGGAGGGAGTACAGGTTATATTGTTTTGAGAAATCAGAGGAATCGGAAATGATGCATGAGTATGCGTGCAGAGAGACAAACTTTTGCATGAGCTGCTGTCCGTTTTCGGCAGTTTCAATTGCATGTAAGGTCAGATGTCTGTCATTTTCTCCTTTTACTCCGGATTCCAGGTACTTCCTGTAGGCATCTTCAGCTAAAGCAAACTGATACGTAAGCTGATATGCCTGTCCAAGATAAAAGAAGACATTTCTTGGGGTTTCCCTGGAGGAGGCAAACCTCAGGTAATTAATTGCCTGTTCAAGGTCGCGATGCAAATAAAACAGGCAGATTCCGGAATAGTAGTTATACATGGGATCTTTAGGGAAGCGTTGTAATAATTTGAGGTAACCTGAAAGGGCAGCATTGTACTGTTTCTCCTGAAAATAAGTAAAGGAACGTTGCTGTAATTCCATTTTCTGTTGAGGAAATGCAGGTATTGTGCATGAAATGAGCAGAATAAATAACAAATACTTTCTTATTTTGCAAAAATTCATTGTTTTTTCAATCAATTGATGTTTCAACTGGCAA
This region includes:
- the galT gene encoding galactose-1-phosphate uridylyltransferase, with protein sequence MSQEHNWERRWHPILREWVVLAATTADRPWSGAKVKAEGEESPEYDPSCYLCPGVTRASGLKNPDYKKPFAFNNDFASFSLDAPDVHQDKPFEIVEPVKGTCRVLCFSPKHNVTLAEMDLEEVYDVVDLWKEEFTNLSANPEIKNVLIFENKGKAIGVSNPHPHGQIYATGFVPRIVARELESAVLYKEEKNSCIFCDLVKHELENKERIVYENEHFVAFIPFFARYVYETYIMPKRHVARITDLTPEETKSLAEIHKAVIVKFDNLYEMSFPNITMLHNAPCDGNPDNEKFHFHIEFYPPLRSPDKLKYLAGFESGGGNIINPVKPEEAAKRLRDLPILHYKTGKR
- a CDS encoding galactokinase; this translates as MESLLIKEFEKRYGKTDRETFIFFSPGRVNLIGEHTDYNGGYVFPCALSYGTYLIARKTKDDAVKFASTNFDFSTHIPISKLNHKVGDEWVNYPLGVIDQFAKKGHKVTGMELLFSGNIPNGAGLSSSASIELVTSVAINHLFACGLQPIEMVKLSQKAENEFVGMNCGIMDQFAVGMGEKDHAIYLNCDTLDYDLVPLDLKNYRLVITNTNKKRKLTDSKYNERRGECEKAVEYLNKVKPIRNLGVLTLKEFLSIADAIPDETVRRRATHVVSEDQRATDAVVALKKGDLVKFGQLMNESHDSLRSDYEVTGVELDTLVDESRKVEGVIGSRMTGAGFGGCTVSLVREDKVDEFCQTVAREYEKKTGLKPDFYLPQVGNGAGLLKQLA
- a CDS encoding FprA family A-type flavoprotein, which gives rise to MKIDEIIDITADIKWIGIPDPDLATFDIVMQTRYGTTYNSYFINAEKKTIIETSKENFKDVYLEKVKKVVNPSEVEYIVLDHTEPDHSGNLKHLLQICPNATVVGSGTALTYLQDMIDFPFKSLRVKDGDKLSLGNKTLSFISAPNLHWADSIFTYLEEDQLLFTCDSFGAHFCPDGIFDDQERNYEEAYKFYFDVILKPFSKFMLKAIEKIRPLAIKAICPGHGPVLRSSWKQKVDLAEKYAQEYLNNTTSEKGNILVAYISAYGYTKNMAGEVIKGIQSVSSIPVEAVDIEKLPLGELEEKIVKSRAILVGSPTINQNTLLPVYRLFSIINPIRDRGKLAAAFGSYGWSGEAVKIIEDNLTNLKLKIACEGLREKFYPYKDKAEKSFEFGKQFGTAVQQQ
- the floA gene encoding flotillin-like protein FloA (flotillin-like protein involved in membrane lipid rafts); protein product: MTGMGLYLVIVIAVIIALWILLYFVPIGLWFQSLLSGVRVPLLQLVFMRWRKVPPSIIVNSLIEGKKAGISLQRNDLEAHYLAGGHVEKVVHALVSAEKANLDLDFKTATAIDLAGRDVFLAVQMSVNPKVIDTPPVTAVAKDGIQMIAKARVTVRANIRQLVGGAGEETVLARVGEGIVSSIGSANSHKDVLEKPDTISKLVLNKGLDAGTAFEILSIDIADIDIGKNIGAALQMDQANADKNIAQAKAEERRAMAVATEQEMKAKAQEARAKVIEAEAEIPKAMAEAFRNGNLGVMDYYRMKNIQADTEMRESIAGPAVKHEPGKTDDKKR
- a CDS encoding NfeD family protein, whose amino-acid sequence is MSVISIVLLIILGIFLLLVEFFIIPGINVAGIGGVLLIIGGIFMTYQLHGPVTGTYVLAGSLILTLIILYFALRSSTWKKLMLHTEIDGKVNTIEKNEIKPGDKGYALTRLAPIGRVQIKDIDAEGKSIAGFIDENTEVIVVKITGSQIIVKPKNKS
- a CDS encoding ATP-dependent Clp protease adaptor ClpS: MKNKDNIQEKKFFEDEIVPEPRDLKSLVLHNDDIHTFEYVIHTLVRVCNHNLFQAEQCAYLVHFTGRCDVKKGSLELLRPIKNELINSGLIVSIE